A genomic window from Sphingobacterium sp. BN32 includes:
- a CDS encoding SIMPL domain-containing protein — MKKLLSILALIALVVTAQAQNVSMENSRRVATRGYAEKEVTPDIIYLSISLKEYYQDGNTKKKVTIETLEKQLYDAAMKYGVKKENFTIQNIYSYNTADRKKKNNELLQSRQYRIKVTDLKSLNAMMDEVDSQGLQNTNIAGYDHSQKKAIEKELKTAAVKDARVNAEILAAADGETVGKSLMINDNSSFSWNDVMPQPRAYMAMSKTANAESDAVGGNGLDIDVRPIKLTCNIDAVFELK, encoded by the coding sequence ATGAAAAAATTATTATCAATATTAGCGCTTATCGCATTGGTGGTGACAGCTCAAGCACAAAATGTATCTATGGAAAATAGTAGAAGAGTAGCAACGCGCGGCTATGCCGAGAAAGAAGTGACTCCAGACATCATTTACCTTTCAATTTCATTGAAGGAATACTATCAAGATGGCAATACAAAGAAAAAGGTAACTATCGAAACCTTGGAAAAGCAATTGTATGATGCTGCTATGAAATATGGTGTTAAGAAAGAGAATTTTACTATACAAAACATTTATAGCTATAACACGGCCGATCGTAAGAAAAAGAACAATGAGTTGCTACAATCTCGTCAGTACCGCATCAAAGTAACCGACCTGAAAAGCTTAAATGCGATGATGGATGAAGTTGACTCCCAAGGTCTACAAAACACGAACATTGCCGGTTATGATCATTCTCAAAAGAAAGCAATCGAGAAAGAATTAAAAACCGCAGCGGTTAAAGACGCACGCGTCAATGCAGAAATACTTGCAGCGGCCGACGGAGAGACTGTTGGAAAATCGCTGATGATTAATGATAATAGCAGCTTCAGCTGGAATGATGTGATGCCACAGCCACGTGCTTATATGGCGATGTCGAAAACAGCAAACGCTGAATCTGATGCAGTAGGAGGGAATGGGCTTGATATTGATGTCCGCCCAATCAAACTGACTTGCAATATCGACGCAGTCTTTGAATTAAAATAA
- a CDS encoding cold-shock protein, producing MQQGVVKFFNEAKGFGFIIPNSGESEIFVHVSGLIDKIREKDEVSYEVEQGRKGLNAVNVKLI from the coding sequence ATGCAACAAGGAGTAGTAAAATTCTTTAATGAAGCCAAAGGTTTCGGTTTCATCATTCCAAATTCAGGCGAGAGCGAAATCTTCGTACACGTTTCTGGATTAATTGACAAAATTCGCGAGAAAGACGAAGTTTCTTACGAAGTTGAGCAAGGTCGTAAAGGCCTTAACGCGGTAAATGTAAAGCTTATCTAA
- the recO gene encoding DNA repair protein RecO, with protein MLHQTKGITLKVTNYSESSVVAQIYTQAFGLQSYLINGARKPKAKISVNMLQPFHLLELVVYNKENNNLQRIKEAQHLPVLKQIPLDIVKSSIALFLNEVLYKVLRHQSPDKQLFDFLENAIIWLDETDEGLANYHLIFLLKLSHYLGFKPSLGNLPYFDLLEGRFVSILPAHVYTLQEPYSSYLRELAQSSFSNCNNVKLKKEDRSYLLQKLVDYYRLHTENFGELNSLYILEEIFS; from the coding sequence ATGTTGCACCAAACCAAAGGAATTACACTCAAAGTAACCAATTATTCGGAGAGCAGTGTTGTTGCACAAATCTATACGCAAGCATTTGGGTTGCAATCTTACCTGATTAATGGAGCAAGAAAACCGAAAGCGAAGATTTCGGTAAACATGCTGCAGCCATTCCATTTGCTGGAGCTTGTTGTTTATAATAAGGAGAATAATAATCTACAGCGGATTAAGGAAGCTCAACATCTTCCTGTGCTCAAACAGATTCCTTTGGATATCGTCAAAAGCTCGATTGCTCTATTCTTGAATGAGGTGCTTTATAAAGTGCTAAGGCATCAGTCTCCAGATAAGCAACTTTTCGATTTTTTGGAAAACGCTATTATCTGGCTTGATGAAACCGATGAAGGTTTGGCAAACTATCACCTCATCTTCCTGCTTAAGCTATCACATTACCTCGGGTTTAAACCTTCCTTAGGTAATCTTCCGTATTTCGATCTTTTAGAAGGTAGATTTGTGAGCATCCTGCCGGCCCACGTTTATACCCTGCAGGAACCATACAGTTCTTATTTGAGAGAATTAGCCCAATCTTCTTTCAGCAATTGTAACAATGTAAAGCTAAAAAAGGAGGATAGAAGCTATTTACTACAAAAGCTCGTGGACTATTATCGGCTTCATACAGAAAACTTTGGCGAGCTCAATTCCTTGTATATTCTGGAAGAGATTTTCAGCTAA
- a CDS encoding signal peptidase, protein MNKYLLRGIVFLTAGIICVFLGYTLMENENNWYKLLMTLGVIFFGIGFIALMYRIFRKIDRKTLIDDRKEQQEK, encoded by the coding sequence ATGAACAAATATCTTTTAAGGGGAATCGTCTTTTTAACGGCGGGGATTATATGCGTGTTTTTAGGATACACGCTCATGGAGAATGAGAATAATTGGTATAAGCTGTTGATGACATTGGGTGTTATTTTTTTTGGAATAGGATTCATAGCATTAATGTACCGCATCTTTAGAAAAATCGATCGAAAGACTCTTATCGATGATCGAAAAGAGCAACAAGAGAAATAG
- the rpmB gene encoding 50S ribosomal protein L28 translates to MSRICDLTGKTALKGNNVSHSNVKTKRKFYPNLQTKRFYIPEEDRWITLKVSTSAIKTINKNGITAAIDKFIKQGHI, encoded by the coding sequence ATGTCAAGAATTTGTGATTTAACAGGCAAGACGGCATTAAAAGGAAATAACGTATCACACTCGAACGTTAAAACTAAGCGTAAATTCTATCCTAATTTACAGACCAAGCGTTTTTACATTCCAGAAGAAGATCGTTGGATTACGTTGAAAGTTTCTACTTCAGCAATCAAAACGATTAACAAAAACGGTATTACAGCAGCAATCGATAAATTTATCAAACAAGGTCATATTTAA
- the rpmG gene encoding 50S ribosomal protein L33: MAKKGNRVQVILECTEHKESGLPGMSRYITTKNKKNTTERLELKKFNPVLRKVTVHKEIK; this comes from the coding sequence ATGGCAAAAAAGGGAAATAGAGTACAAGTTATCTTAGAATGTACTGAACACAAAGAAAGTGGTCTTCCGGGAATGTCTCGCTATATCACTACTAAGAACAAGAAAAACACAACTGAGCGTTTAGAATTGAAAAAATTCAACCCAGTATTGAGAAAAGTAACAGTTCACAAAGAAATTAAGTAA
- a CDS encoding DUF4295 domain-containing protein has translation MAKKAVASLQKGGGKEYTKVVLTTKSAKTGAYTFKESMVHNDKVKEVVAAATK, from the coding sequence ATGGCAAAGAAGGCAGTTGCATCATTACAAAAAGGTGGTGGTAAAGAATATACTAAAGTTGTTCTTACTACTAAATCTGCAAAAACAGGCGCATATACTTTCAAAGAGAGTATGGTTCACAACGACAAAGTAAAAGAAGTTGTTGCTGCGGCTACTAAATAA
- the ftsY gene encoding signal recognition particle-docking protein FtsY, giving the protein MGLFDFFKKKQETPEAQEALNKGLEKTKEGFFAKITKAVVGKSTIDDDVLDNLEEVLVTSDVGVTTTLKIVDRIQKRVAQDKYVTTDDLNGLLKDEIQGLLAENNSNDFETFEYGNQKPYVIMVVGVNGVGKTTTIGKLAHQLKEAGNKVVLGAADTFRAAAVDQIQLWGDRVGVRVVAQPMGSDPASVAFDTVKSAVANGDDVAIIDTAGRLHNKVGLMNELTKIKNVMQKVIPDAPHEILLVLDASTGQNAIEQATQFTQATDVNALALTKLDGTAKGGVVIGISDQFKIPVKYIGVGEKIGDLQLFNKKDFVDSLFQ; this is encoded by the coding sequence ATGGGATTATTTGATTTTTTTAAAAAGAAGCAGGAAACTCCTGAGGCGCAGGAAGCACTGAACAAGGGCTTAGAGAAGACGAAAGAGGGATTCTTTGCGAAAATTACCAAAGCGGTTGTTGGAAAATCAACGATTGATGATGATGTATTGGATAATCTTGAAGAGGTCTTAGTAACCTCCGACGTGGGTGTTACAACGACGCTAAAGATTGTTGATCGTATTCAGAAGCGTGTCGCTCAAGACAAATACGTTACTACTGATGATCTAAACGGCTTATTAAAAGACGAAATCCAAGGTTTACTTGCCGAGAATAACAGCAATGACTTCGAGACCTTCGAATATGGCAATCAAAAGCCCTATGTTATTATGGTTGTTGGGGTGAATGGTGTTGGTAAAACTACGACGATCGGAAAGCTTGCACATCAATTGAAGGAAGCCGGCAATAAGGTTGTTTTAGGTGCAGCAGATACATTCCGCGCAGCGGCTGTCGATCAGATACAGCTGTGGGGAGATAGAGTAGGTGTTCGCGTTGTTGCACAGCCGATGGGTTCGGATCCAGCATCAGTTGCGTTTGATACCGTTAAATCTGCGGTTGCAAACGGCGATGATGTTGCGATTATTGATACGGCGGGTCGTCTGCACAATAAAGTTGGCTTGATGAACGAGCTGACGAAGATTAAAAATGTCATGCAGAAGGTCATTCCAGATGCTCCGCATGAGATATTATTAGTATTGGACGCTTCCACAGGTCAGAATGCTATTGAGCAGGCTACGCAGTTTACACAAGCAACCGATGTGAATGCATTAGCATTGACCAAGCTTGATGGAACAGCAAAAGGCGGTGTGGTAATCGGGATATCCGATCAATTCAAAATTCCTGTAAAGTACATTGGAGTAGGAGAGAAGATTGGTGATTTACAGTTATTTAACAAAAAAGACTTCGTAGACTCACTATTCCAGTAG
- the rimO gene encoding 30S ribosomal protein S12 methylthiotransferase RimO, producing the protein MRTKTRNAVPVVAKPRVNVVTLGCSKNIHDSEVLMGQLKGNQMDVVHEANNIQANDIVVINTCGFIDNAKQESIDTILQFSELKDQGKVNKVIVTGCLSERYKPELEAEIPNVDAFFGTNDLPDLLSTIGADYRHELLGERLLTTPSHFSYFKIAEGCNRPCSFCAIPLMRGKHVSKSIDDLVKEAKFLASNGTKELILIAQDLTYYGLDIYGKRNLSDLLRHLSDVNGIEWIRLQYAYPSGFPMDILDAMNERSNICNYLDMPLQHISDNMLTSMRRGTSKQKQIDLVNKIRDKVPDIALRTTLICGYPGETEEDFNEMLEWVEETRFDRLGCFTYSHEEKTHAHSLEDNVPEEVKQERVDQIMEVQQGISYDINQTKIGNTYKVLVDRVDGDYFIGRTEYDSPEVDNEVVLDAKTNYARIGDFVQVKVDRAEDFDLYGSIVK; encoded by the coding sequence ATGAGAACAAAAACAAGAAATGCAGTCCCGGTAGTAGCAAAGCCACGTGTGAATGTGGTTACTTTAGGCTGTTCTAAAAATATTCACGATAGCGAGGTTTTAATGGGACAATTGAAGGGCAACCAAATGGATGTCGTTCATGAGGCTAATAATATCCAAGCGAATGATATCGTGGTGATTAATACCTGTGGATTTATCGATAATGCCAAACAAGAATCTATTGATACCATCCTTCAATTTTCGGAGTTAAAAGACCAAGGTAAAGTCAATAAGGTGATTGTCACTGGCTGCTTGTCGGAGCGTTATAAGCCCGAGTTAGAAGCCGAGATTCCGAATGTAGATGCTTTCTTTGGCACGAACGACCTACCGGATCTTCTTTCCACAATTGGTGCAGATTATCGTCATGAGTTATTAGGCGAGCGTTTATTGACGACGCCATCGCATTTCTCCTATTTTAAGATTGCAGAAGGTTGTAACAGACCCTGCTCATTCTGTGCTATCCCTTTGATGCGTGGAAAGCACGTTTCCAAGTCTATTGACGACCTGGTTAAAGAAGCAAAGTTCCTAGCATCGAACGGGACAAAAGAATTGATTCTTATTGCGCAAGATCTAACCTATTACGGTTTGGATATCTATGGCAAGCGTAATCTTTCGGATTTACTACGTCATTTATCCGATGTTAATGGTATCGAGTGGATCCGTTTGCAATATGCGTATCCTTCAGGTTTCCCTATGGACATCCTCGATGCGATGAATGAACGCTCCAATATCTGTAATTACTTAGATATGCCTCTACAGCATATCAGCGACAATATGTTGACCTCTATGCGTAGAGGAACCAGCAAGCAAAAGCAAATTGATTTAGTAAACAAAATACGCGATAAAGTGCCTGATATCGCTTTGCGTACGACCTTGATCTGCGGATACCCTGGTGAAACTGAGGAAGACTTCAATGAGATGTTAGAATGGGTAGAAGAAACCCGTTTCGACAGATTGGGATGTTTTACTTATTCGCATGAGGAGAAAACACATGCACACTCTTTGGAAGACAATGTTCCTGAGGAGGTGAAGCAAGAACGTGTCGATCAAATCATGGAAGTTCAGCAAGGGATCTCTTATGATATTAACCAAACGAAAATCGGCAATACCTATAAGGTGTTGGTGGATCGTGTGGATGGCGATTATTTCATCGGAAGAACGGAATATGACTCCCCAGAGGTGGATAATGAAGTGGTGTTGGATGCTAAAACAAACTATGCGCGTATCGGAGATTTTGTACAGGTGAAAGTAGACCGTGCGGAAGACTTTGATTTATATGGAAGTATTGTCAAATAA
- the bshC gene encoding bacillithiol biosynthesis cysteine-adding enzyme BshC, with protein sequence MKATYIDYSDTGSFSKTLLAYLSKQPDLASYYGHFPDLDGFKKQIEAQKKFQHRELLVDQLKDQYGGLLASSPEVAQNLERLKSNNTFTVTTGHQLNIFTGPLYFIFKIVTAIKLAQDLKARFPEQDFVPVYWMATEDHDFAEINNTRVYGKKIVWEEEGISATGRMKTDSMAEVVKQYCSTFGLSDNSTKLTELVEEAYLSGLNLADATRKFVNSLFKAYGLVIIDADRAALKKVFAPIIEKDILEENSWKHIEATSKSLEEAGFNTQVHAREINFFYLTDEFRERIVRLEDGRFEVLHQNIYFTEEEIKQEIKKHPERFSPNVVMRPLYQELILPNLAYIGGGAEIVYWLQLKANFDYYKTQFPILVPRNSALITDDAVAGKIFRLDFTFKSIFKPVNTLKNEYVRRKTKHRLNLQDEWMELNAIFGKIKLRAHKIDPSLGPSTDAVKARLKKAVNNLEKKLLKAEKRNHEDALIQIERVKDKLFPNGGLQERTENFAVLYIKYGDELFNDLLKNFQPLAFKFSVLY encoded by the coding sequence ATGAAAGCCACATATATAGACTACAGCGACACCGGAAGTTTTTCTAAAACCTTATTAGCATATCTGTCAAAACAACCAGATTTAGCCTCTTATTACGGTCATTTCCCAGATCTTGACGGTTTCAAGAAGCAGATTGAAGCCCAGAAGAAATTTCAACATCGTGAACTGTTAGTCGATCAATTAAAAGATCAGTATGGCGGGCTTTTGGCTAGTTCTCCAGAGGTTGCACAAAACCTGGAGCGATTAAAAAGCAATAATACATTTACCGTTACTACCGGTCATCAGTTGAATATATTCACCGGGCCCTTATACTTCATTTTTAAGATCGTGACGGCTATTAAGCTGGCGCAGGACTTAAAAGCTCGCTTCCCTGAACAGGACTTTGTGCCCGTTTATTGGATGGCGACAGAGGACCATGATTTTGCGGAAATCAATAACACTCGCGTCTACGGAAAGAAGATTGTATGGGAGGAGGAAGGGATTTCGGCAACCGGCCGAATGAAAACCGATAGCATGGCCGAGGTGGTGAAACAATATTGCAGTACCTTCGGATTATCGGATAATTCAACGAAACTAACCGAATTAGTGGAGGAAGCTTATCTTTCCGGGCTAAACCTTGCTGATGCCACGCGCAAATTCGTCAATTCGCTATTTAAAGCCTACGGACTTGTTATTATCGATGCCGATAGGGCAGCGCTGAAGAAGGTCTTTGCGCCCATTATTGAAAAAGATATCCTCGAAGAAAATAGCTGGAAGCATATTGAAGCAACTTCCAAATCGTTGGAAGAGGCGGGGTTCAATACCCAGGTTCATGCCCGCGAAATCAACTTCTTTTATCTGACCGATGAATTCAGAGAGCGCATTGTTCGACTGGAAGACGGTCGTTTTGAAGTGCTCCATCAGAATATCTACTTTACAGAGGAGGAGATAAAACAAGAAATCAAGAAGCATCCGGAACGTTTCAGCCCGAATGTGGTCATGCGCCCTCTTTATCAAGAACTGATACTTCCCAATCTTGCTTACATCGGCGGGGGAGCCGAAATAGTCTATTGGCTACAGCTAAAGGCTAATTTCGACTATTATAAAACGCAGTTTCCAATCCTTGTTCCACGTAATTCAGCACTTATTACCGATGATGCTGTCGCTGGAAAAATATTCCGTTTAGACTTTACTTTCAAAAGTATTTTTAAGCCTGTCAATACCCTTAAAAACGAATATGTCCGTCGGAAGACAAAACATCGCTTGAACCTTCAGGACGAATGGATGGAGCTTAATGCTATTTTCGGCAAGATTAAGCTTCGTGCGCATAAGATCGACCCGAGTTTAGGCCCAAGCACCGATGCGGTAAAAGCGCGTCTTAAAAAGGCTGTAAATAACCTAGAAAAGAAATTATTGAAAGCCGAGAAAAGGAACCATGAGGATGCGCTTATTCAAATAGAGCGCGTTAAAGATAAGTTGTTCCCGAATGGCGGCCTGCAAGAACGTACTGAGAATTTCGCGGTGCTATATATCAAATATGGCGACGAATTGTTCAACGATCTGTTGAAGAATTTCCAACCCTTAGCCTTTAAATTTAGCGTGCTTTACTAA
- a CDS encoding Crp/Fnr family transcriptional regulator, with the protein MITSEELIKSNFYNYYTAKTGLTLADFESLSPLFDFREVDHNQLIMRAGEVCKHILFVEKGLLQLFSLDEKGGEHIMQFAPENWLMMDRSSMFFNEPSNYYIKALEPSTVVFIQPQFLEEAGKINHEFTCFTETSLQRNIHFLQRRINSLLAMSAKERYLEFVAMYPQLLLRVPQWMIASYLGITPESLSRVRREIAKDSF; encoded by the coding sequence ATGATAACGTCTGAAGAATTAATCAAGAGCAACTTCTACAACTATTACACAGCGAAAACGGGACTTACGCTGGCAGATTTCGAAAGCCTAAGCCCACTATTCGACTTTCGCGAAGTAGACCATAATCAGCTCATCATGCGGGCGGGCGAGGTTTGTAAGCATATTCTGTTCGTTGAAAAAGGATTGTTGCAGCTGTTCAGCCTGGACGAAAAAGGCGGCGAGCATATAATGCAGTTTGCTCCAGAGAATTGGTTGATGATGGATCGCTCAAGCATGTTCTTCAATGAACCATCAAATTACTACATCAAAGCATTGGAGCCTTCCACGGTTGTCTTCATTCAGCCCCAGTTTCTGGAAGAGGCAGGAAAGATCAATCATGAGTTCACCTGCTTTACAGAAACTTCCTTACAACGCAATATACACTTTCTACAACGTAGAATAAACTCCCTGTTAGCCATGTCTGCTAAGGAAAGATACTTAGAATTCGTTGCCATGTACCCTCAGTTGTTGCTGCGTGTTCCCCAATGGATGATCGCTTCGTATTTAGGCATCACACCAGAAAGCCTGAGTAGAGTGAGAAGAGAGATAGCGAAAGATTCTTTCTA